TTCTGCGAGCGCGCGCTGTGGGAGGGGCGGAAGGTCGGCCCCGGGGTGCACCGCAGGTAGCATCACCGAGGCTCTGGGGCATCGCTCATTCACCGCCTCCCCTGGCCTCAAGTGCTCGTCATCAGTAAAGGCTGTGCGAGAAGAACGtcggcgatgctgccgcagctgagATCTGCGTTGCGACCCTTCAGCATTGGGGCCGGGGCGTTGACCCCTCGCCTGGAATGAAAGGTGGTCGTGTGTTGAACGAATAGCCTGCGCACGATCCGCCGCCCCCTCACCAGGAGCAGACGCAGCGCGGACACTCCAGTTTGTCGCACGAGGAGAAGTGGGAGaggccgcgccggcgtccgGCAGGGTTTCGCTTACAACTTCGCGGCCTTGCACTCCGGGCACAGCGGTGGGCCGACTCTCgtcagcgcgacggcgcagagcaAGAGACACTCCGCGAACACTCACTGCCGCCGGCCGAGATAATGGCCGCATTACCGCGAGCGAAGGCTCGCAGCACAACGACTAGCGCTAACCAGAtggcaaaacaaaaaaaaatgaagagAGTCGAGGGGATGCATGGGCATGCAACCGGCGTTTCAGCGGAGCTAAAGACACACGACTTCcgacgcgctgctccgcagCAACGGATGCTTTCGCGAAAACGCATCGAGCTCGTCGCTGTCAACCTCGACCTCTGCCCTGATGAAGGGGAAGCGGGCTACGTCAGCGCGTGGCACCAAGGGTTCCGTGCACCACTCTGTGGGGGACGCCAAGCGGCCTGCAGCCTGGCCCTGGGTGCTGGCTGCGGACTGTTGGTGTGGGCGGGGCAGagggctgcgctggcgctgcgccggagACACTGGCGGGCGTGGCGGCACACGCGGGCAGGCCATCCAGgcgcgcctccctccctccctcaggCAGCAGTGCCGTGGTGGAACGGGCTCATGGGCGCTGCCCCGGCTGGTGCGACGCGTGCAGCCCACGCAGGTGcgtgtggcgccggtggcgcagcgcgcatccgggggaagagcgagaggagcCCCGCTAGGCGCGTGGCCCGGCTCGATGGCGGGACGCCTCGTCCTGAATCTCCAGGGCTGAGCCGTATGCATGCGAAGGTAGGTGAGCTGTGGCTGTATATGTTTATTGGCGTTTTAGAGGCGCAATGGAGGCGTTGAAAAATGCGAAAAAAGGCTAGTCTCAGCCACGTCTAGCGAGGAGCACATTGCAAGGCGACATGATTACTGGATACGCACGTGCTGCTCAAGTGCCCGTGATGAGAGTTTAGCTAACTCCTTTGCCACCTTAGGTTTTTTCCTTGTGCGTTCTGCTCGTTGTCACCTAGCGCTCAAGCGAGGAACTCCGAGTAGAAGTGTTTATCCACGTTTGCTGAGGGCCCTGGATGTCGCTCACGGCAGTGAGGTGCTCCTCGTCACGAATGGAAGGGCGCAGCGCTTCAAAGGGAATGCACAGGAAGGTGGAGCACTCTATAGCGCTTGTTGTGGTGCTCCGGCGCGTACTTTTGAGTCTGCTGCACCATGCATGCCGCAGCGTGTCCTCCCTTCACTATCCAAGTTCTGGGGCTGCACCGAGTGCCTCACGCCTTGGTGGGAAAGCGTGACGGGCacaggcgaggaggagccgctCGCAGCGGGAGCTCGTACTGCTACATCGGTCACAGACGTCAGAGACGCCAGCATGCTAACCGTCTGACGAGCTGTCGATGTCGCTCACCAGCTCCTCGGCCCATCCCCGTACCCGCAGCACCTGCTCAAAACAGGTATTCCGCGGACAAGTCCTCTAATGCTCCGTCGGTGTGGCGAACCTTCAAATGGCCCCAGCTGTTCAGCGAAACCGCCGTCAGCTCCTCCGGATCGCGGCCGTCCGGCAGCCGCTTGTACAGCTTCAGGGACTTATCCATCACCTTGTCGAAACTCTCAATCACCGACTCGCGCGTCCACTCTGGCGAGGTGCAGATGTCGAAGAAGTGGCACCAGATCGCGTTCGCGAGGTCCCGCGGAGTGCACGACTTGACGCCGAAATCCTCCGCAATGGCGTTGATCATCGTTGCCTCTCGGCCAGCGTCCGTCATCTGCGGTGCCACGGCGATGTTCATACCAATGCCAATGATAAAGTAGTCCCCATCGTTCTCGATTAGGGTGCCGCCGATCTTCTTGTGATTGTAGATGATGTCGTTCGGCCACTTGGTCGACACGGCCTTggccgcatccgcagcaACCGAAGCCTTGGCCGACACCCTATCCAGATGAagcacctccagcacggcgcggcggcacgcaaGACCGCAGATGAGCGGCAACACGGGCACTAGCTCCTCCTTGAGGCATGGTGGTTGGCCCAGCTGAGGTACACCAAAAGTCATGTAGAGGTTCCCCTTCGGCGACGTCCACGTGCGACCGCCTGTGCCACGACCGGCTGTCTGCTCGGCCGCGACGACAGCAAACGCCTTCCCACCAGCGGTCGCCCTCATCGTGCGGGCAACATCCATCGTGGAGGTGACCTCCTCGAGAAAATGAATGTTGGGTGGAAAGTGCGCGGGCATGGTCGCAGGTGGTGCCACTTGTATGTCTTTGTTCTCCTTGCTGCCGATAGGGTGCCGCTCTCGTGCGTTTTtgcttttgttttttcgTCACTTTTCGTGCTAGCAAGCGCTCTCGACGTGCGATAATAGACTCGCGTGTGAATGGGACGGAGATACGAGACGATTGATGTGTACAAGCCTACCGTGCGAAGCGGTCAAGACAGGGCTGTGAGGAGACATAAATGCAACCATTCTCCAGAGtggagcgagcgagagagagagaaggaaaacaagTGGTGAAGGCAGTTGCTCGCGTATTAAGAGAGGGCAACGTGTGTGTAGAAGAAGAGATGATGGAGCGTGTAGTCCAAGATGGTATCCATCTCGAGTGCATGTAGCGCCGTGTAAGGTTTGGTTGGCGATCAACTGTATAAGGGAGTACACAACAGCAAAGCAGCGTATGCTTCTTTTCCTGCTACGACTCCCCaatggtggtggtagtggtggtggtgtgctgctgaggcggtggctgctgcggagggCGTGAGCCGATGAGTGAGGGAGCCCCGTCTCGAATACCGCGGCGGCTAATCACGcttcgctgttgctgctgccgctgcccttcTTCTTTCTATACACTTACTCTCATCACAGTCCCACACACATCCACAGCAGACCTACGCAGGAGACATGCACTACGCATACGCAGAGGCTGTGCCGCGAGCAATTAGAACATAAGAGAAACCAGACGAAACCAAAGCACGTCATTAACGCTCTGAGTGCATTTCTAGAGGACATTCGGCGAGGTGATCACGTCGGAGAGGGGGGTGAGCAAGTAGACCAACGGCATCACCTCTTGCACTGAGCTTACCCTCGACCAAGCGCACGCACTACCTCTGCGTTCACCACACACAGCACAgatctgctgccgccctggCACCTGCTTTAGAGCCGACGCTGCAGGCGAGCGGAAGAAAGAAAGACAGAAAGAGGCCCCTGATCAACATGACATGTAAAGCAGTGTGCGCACCCATGTCAGGCGAAAACGCGCCTCACGTcttgcagcaccgccaccaacTCAAATGCCGGAAGACTCGACCCCCCGGACCCCTACCACGACGGCATGCATACAGGTCAATAGCGTCTGGGTGCCTTCTTGCGAGAGCTGCTCGAGCCTAGAATGCTTGTCCCCTGTGACGACCCACCCATCGCCCCCATCgtagcagcaccgccaccaccaccgccaaaTGCCGGAGAGGTCCCGAGCGGTTGCGAGAAGgctggcggagcagctcCAAAGACGCTGCGAGAAGGTCCATTTCCACCTGCCGGGCTGCTGCCAAACACGGGTACCGGCCCTCCTGCAGGCACCGCTCCAAATGCcccagcagcaacggcagcagggccgccgccgccggagccAAAGAGGGAGTTGCcggcgttgttgttgctcgcTTTCGACCCGAATGCCGCagacgcagcgctgccatTCACCGGATTGCTGCCcgcacctccgccgctgcctccgaGCATGGAGCTGGAGCcaccggtgccggcggtgttGCTAGCCCCAGAAAACGCATTGGTAGGCACGACGTTCGGACCTGCCGACGCGCCAAAGGCATTGGCGTTGGTGTGGGCAGTGAaaccgcctccgccgaaTGTGGTGCCGGCCGGCTTCGGTGGGTTCATGTTCGCACCCTGCGCGCCAGTCGTGCCCTGTTCGGCAGTGAACGGTGCACCGCCGAAGTTGAAAACGCTCGATGGAGCGCCGTTCGAGCACCCTCCAAAGGTCGGGGGAGCAGAGGCAGAagcagccggcgcgctgccgccaccgttaAACGGGCCACTGAACGGGGTGGATGCcgaagcggcggccgaggACGAGAAGGCGCCGGTGGAAGGAAAGGTACTGCTGCCAAATGCACCAGGGCCGCCACCAGCCGTGTTgccggtgttgctgctgccaaACGGCGTGCTACCgttgctgccaccgctgttAGCAGTGCTGATTCCAAAGGCAGAAGCAGTTCCGCTGCCTGAAGAGCCGGATGCCGGTGCAGTTGATGACACTGAAGAGACACCAGCCGCGCTGGCGAATGCCGCAGGGGACACGTTCGGTCCTTGAGCGTGGGATGTGCCGAAGGAAAAGGCCCCTGCCGGTTCTGCTTGTGCGCCTGATGATGGTGTGGTGGATGCAGGAAAAGCAACACCACCGAAAccgccactgcggctgccgccactgctgttACCACCGCTCCCCGGTGCACGCGCACTAGGGTTACTCATGTCCAAAGATGAGGAGGTGGTAgtcgccggtgccgatgcTGCGGAGGTGCCTCCGttcgccggcggtggcgcctgcTGAGGCGTCACTGCACCGCCAAATGCTGAAGGCTTCGGGCTCGACGAATCGACCGTCGCAGGCATAAAAGGATTtccggctgctgccgaagAGGCCGGCGTTGCACCGCCACTTGTGAACGAGAACGGCGATGCGCTCGCCGTGTcagacggtgcagcagcgacttTGAAACCGTTTGtcaccgcgctgctgccttgcGCCGGTGGTGTCGACGGCTTTGCTAGGAACGAGAAACTGGTGGAGGCTGCGCCAGACGacaccggcgcagcagcagcaccctgCAACGCGTCTGTGACGCCACCGCCAAACACCGACGGCTTGGCCTCCGCGgtacgcggcgctgcactcgCGACTGCAGGGAAACTGCTGCTCGCCCCACCAAATGTGCTCGTGCTTGCTGAGGTTGTCGGCTTGTCGGATGAGGTGTCCTGCGGCTTCGTGGCGGCGACTGCATTTGCGTTCGCTGAGCCGCCAAACGAAAACGGGTTGGCCGAGGTGCTCGCGTCAGCTGGAGGGGTGGGAAAGGGGTTTTCGAAAGTCGGTGCCTTCGGGGACGTCGACGCACTCGAAGCATTGACGGTTTCGGCCCTTGTGTGCCCCGCTCCggttgcggctgcggcagcgcccgccttctccgccggCTTCTCGCCAAGCGAGCTGGTGCCAATTCcgcccagcgccgccgtcgaggtACCCAAGCCGAATCCAGTGCCGGCGGTTGATGCCGAAGGAGATGGGTGAGACGAAGCGGGCGCGTTGGCAgaaagcgccgctgccgaggggAGGCTGGAGAGGAAGCCGCCGCAAGCGTTACCACCAGGCTTGAACGCCGTTGACGATGAGCACGgctgcgctggtggcgccggcgagaCGGAGGTCGAtgaaggagagggggcggctgctacggacgacggcgacggacGGGACAGTACACCTTCCAGTCGGCCCTCCAGCTTGGAAAAGTCTGCGCGGCACGCCACGATGCTATCGCGGCATGATTTGAACTCCTCTGCGTTTGAAATCTTCAACGCCCTCAGCTCCTGCTCCAGTCGTGACACCTCCTCCGCTCGTGCACTTATCGTGTCCGACATCTTGCTGTAGATAGAGTCGTATTTCTCGCCCACACTGACGTTCATCTTCTCCAGCTTCGCCGACAGCTCCGTCACCTGCGCCTGAAAGCGGGCGTCCATGTCATCAAGACGACTTGTCAGCATGGcaatgagctgctgctgccgccgctccagGTCCCGCGCCTCGCTAAACTCGCGGCTTAGCTGAGCTCGATTCGACTCCAGCCGACGGCGTGGTCCACCACGGCGCTGTTGCTCGGCCTCATCGTCATTGGTGCCCACGGTGGTCTCGGAATTCATagcttcctcctcttcaaTCACCGTGACGCGGCTTCTGGGCGAATTCGGGCGACGAGATTGCCCGACCAAGGTGCGTCGCTGTGCTTCGAGGTTCTCATGTAGCTCATACGACATCTCTCGCGGTCTGCGCCGACTGCGCACATCGGTTGACGCAACGACGGAGTTGGGCCACGACGACCGATCGGAAAGGTCGCTGCCATTGCCATCATATGCATGCGCAGATCGTCGCGaaagcggcgcgcgcgggcGGATACCGACAACAAAGGCATCCGTGGGGATCGGTGCCTCATACCCCAAAAAATCCTCCAAGTCGATGGAAAGCTGACTGCGCGACATGGCGCCTCTGCTctttgcctctctccctcgtctgCTAGGGCGTCTGCGAAGGGTGGGTGGATGTATGCCACTGGCCGATCCGCGTTGGTGAGTGGGCCGGTgcggcgagagaaagagagcgagagagaagcgtATGCGTGCCAAGTGAAATCGATCGTTCCCTCGAGGAATAATACACGGCAAAGTCGGTCCAGTGGCCCGGCAGCACACGAAGTAAACACagcgaaaggaaaaggatAGCGCAGTGTCCGACACGCTGTATCCGTGAAAGCAACCCGAGCTACTTGCGGAAGAGAAACGCACAAAGAGAGGTACAGAGGGAGCGAAGAAACGATATGCGTCGTAGTGTGCGCGAGTGGCGTgtgaggagggcgaggcgcGATGCATTCCGATAAGAAGTGAGGTGGAGAGTGAGTCCATTGGGCAAGtttgctcctgctgctgctgcgtgggTGAACGAGTGCGTGCAACGCACTTGCACGTAACGCATGGATTTTGTGCCCCTGCTTCCGCAGGAGGTAGTGTCTCTGGAAACCATGTATCAGAGGCATCTCTCGATGTACGCGACGCTGACTGCCCCGTCAGCACATGGGCAGTTAACGTCGCACGCAAGGCCGCGGTGGTGAGAAGCGACACCGCTCATCTTCTGCGCGGGCGCGCAACAGCGTGCTGTGCTAGCGGATGATGCGCCTGGCTacgataaaaaaaaaacgccaCCGGCGCGTTTTGGCACCTCTTGTGCTttcgctttttgttttctgtcaTTGATCCTCGATCAAGCTAAGCATGTTTTAACGTTACCGCCGCACACCTAGACATCATCGCATTaagaaagcgagaggggACAACACCGGCAAGCACAAGCACAACAtactcttcctcttccccgcCGGTGTTCAGAGCAGATACAAAAAAAATGCGGCCTCGAAGCACAGCAATGAGAAGGGGcgagcgactgcggcgggggcggggtCGATGAGTCCGGTGGTGCTTAAGGCGTTCCTCGTTCTTTTCGCGCGTGTGGTAGACTTCCACTACAACGAGACCGGCAACAggctggaggcggcagacATCACAAGAATGAGAAGAACACAGTTTCCCTACATCAACCTCTGACAGGGCTCTGCCCTCCATTTTGTTGTCCTGTGCGCGGCCGCAGGTGGAGGACTCAAGAGAGGCGCTTGTGGTTGGAGGAGAGCACAACACAAGCGACGCCGAACAGCCGAGCTCACGGAAGAGAGTGTGTGCGTAAGAGAGTGATGGTCACTTATAGAATCAAGCAAAAACACCAAAATGACAAAAAAAACTCACATCACCTGCTTTCACGCACAAGAGTTTGACGTGTGCTGCCGGGCAGCTAATAGACAACCTGAGTTTCTCAAGGCCCGGTACTGCAAGAGGCCATTTTCAAGGGTGGGAAGAAGACAAGCTCTCaggcgccgccacagctgATCGGAGACGATATGGCCCATTAGGCCAGCACGCCAGCAATGACTTTTCAAAATCACGTAGAGGCACAGCGCGAAAGAGAATGGGCTGCACAGGTCGGAAAAGAAGCAAGGTAACaaaatcaaaaaaaaaaacagaggaggagaggcaaaGGAGCCGCACACCCAGTAGGGAATGCGTGAGGCTACAGCATCCGTGCACGCTCACAGTCTGCCCCCATCCCATTTCATGCGCCCTCTTTTGAGACGGGAACGAGAGctccggcggcgcggcccTCAATGGCTGAGGCCGTGGAGGATCGACACGGTACCTGAGACAGAGTAAGCCGCCGTACTGAGAGACGTGGAAGGGGGCGTCACAACTGGTGTAGCGCAACAGGCACGAGGACGGCCTacacctccacctccatcgGACGTATTCTCACacaggcaaaaaaaaaaaagaaacctTCGCTTGCTGCCCTACAGaggcacgcgcatgcgcacaatCTCATGAAGCTGAACGTCcaagacagaaaaaaaaacgcataGCAGCCGGCGAGTCCGAAGAGTCTGCTAGGAGAGAGTGCCGGCTAGGGCAGTGTAAACGCTGTGCAGGTCATTTCTCTTGCTATCGATATTTCGACACCGTCTGGTCGACTGCCCTGCACACGGTCAcggcgccacagcagagTTCTCGTTTGCTTTTCTTCGGCGTGTCGACTATAGCATGAGCAAGTCAGCAGATATATGCGCATGCGGCCGAAGCTCACCTGCCTctgcggcactgcagctgtgccCAGCAGCCACGGCAACCAGCTCCGCTCGGCGTCGCTCAATCAGGTGCAACCCCACTGCGGACAGCGCAGGCCAGGTCCGGGACTGCGCTCGGCAGCACCGCAACGCCGCAGAGGCAGAAGAGACCAccgtgcacgcacatatTTGTTGGACCGTCGACACAATGCTCAGTGAGCTGTCACACACCTGatcaccatcaccacgcGTCGGTCCAGCACAGCCCTGTCCGCCCACACCGGCAGTCCGCAGCCAGCACCCAAGCGCAGGCTGCAGGCTGCTTGGCGTCCCCCACAGAGTTGGTGTAGTGGACCCTTAATGCCACGCGCTGTGCTGGCCGGCATCCTCGGGGGCTGTAAATAAATCAAAACgaaagcagcgccaccgaaAGGAGAGCCATGAAAGGAGGGACGACGACAACATGGGCGTACGCGAGCGCACAGAAGAGAGGGCAGCAGAAGACACGGCGGTTAAATAGGAGAAGGAGGAAAATTAAAGACGAAAACACAGCCGTGCAGAAAtgagaaagaaaacagaagTATAGTCGATCGAGTGTGATCGGCGTGGAATCCAACCCGTGCACAGGCATGCATACGCAAGTAAGCTGGCAAAGGTGTAGAGGATGGAGAGCTGACCCGGTGTCAATCAGCGACTGCAGCACTGCTCATCACGCAGCAGCATAGAGTGCGCATGAGCCAATCAAGCGCCCCCTCAGGTCGCGCAAGAGCGAACGTTCGCCTCCTTTGCACAGTGTGCCCGATCATTGATCGGCCTGGCTACTCCAGAGGCTTCATGCGAAACATCTGCTTCAACGCGGAGAAGCGCTCGCAGAAGCGCTGCATGACGGCCTTGCGCGGCAGCATTGCTGCAGGGGCCGTGGAAAACGCGTTTGCGTGCCCCTGAGTGCCGCCAGTAAGCGTGCCGTGGGTGCTTACATCGTCCCGCACAGCCTCATCGCCGCGAGGCACTCGTGAAGATCCGTTTTTTCGCTGGCGCTGGAGAGGGCTCACGGTGGAGTTATCGCGGCGACTCTTCGAAGTCGATAGGGAGCGGTCGGGAGGCGTCGGCGAGCCTGAGGACAGCGCTGAAGACGAGTAGGCCGAGAAGGTGAAGCGGGAGCCCTTGGTGAGGCACAtggtggaggggaggagcCCTTTGCGGGCTCTCGGGCTTGgagtcgccgctgccacaggtGGAGGGGCGCCCCACAGTGGGACTCGTGTGGCCCGGGTAGTCGGCGCGCTCACCGAAACAGGAGGTCGATTGGGCGAAagcgcaggagcagcagcccgcATTACGTGGTAGTCGGAGTCGCGGGCATCACTCCTGATGGGCGGCATCGTTGTATCCGGAAAAGATGGCACCACCTCCAACGGTACAACGTTGCGAGCAACATCAGTCAAGACGAAGGTTGGATCGCTCCCGGTGGCCTCTTCTGGCGCGGATGGCACCGACAACCGCGACTCCAAGGCATCGCGCTCCATCGAGCTCAAAGTAGTCCAATCTGGAGAGCGTACGTGTGGGAAGTCCAGCGCAGAGAAGACACCCATCCTTTCGCTCTGCCTACTCAGTAGCGATTCGAAGCcactggcgctgctgctgtcacAGTCATCACTGTCACCGCTGTACGCATCCCTGCACAGCTGGGTCGTCGGGGGGGAGTAGTCGAATCCCTCGGCCTCCCACCCGTGCCGCATCGgggccgccggcagcagcgcccgcaGCTTCTGCTGGCTGCGACCACGGCTATCGACCTTCTGCGGTGGCGTTtgaggcagcggctgcgtctgGCGGAGAAAAAGCGGCACCCCATTTTTTTGAAGCGGCGTCTCGTGATGCAGCGCTGATATCGAGGACAATATGCCAGAGCCTCGTGAAGCGTTCCCTGGCAGCTGCGTTGGTGGGTTGTGAAACGTTTTCACAGCGTCCTCATCGCCATCATTGTCTGTCCGCGCAGAGCCCGTCGCAGACGCAGGCGCGACAAGCTCGACAGACGCATGGGGCGCGGTTCTGAAGCTGTCCCCGCGCAGACACGTGTGTGGCTTCGCAACACCGCGGTACGATTTCTCCTGCTGTTGCcgtcgttgttgctgctgctgttcgcgCAATCGAAGGCGTTGCTTTTTGAGCTCGTGAGCGAGTCGAAAGAACTCCTCGGTTTTGTTCTCGCGTCGCCGCCCCTCgggtggcgaaggaggagcgggTGAAAGGATTTGAGGCCGCGATGggaggagcgagcgaggTGGGCAAGATGGAATTCGAGCAGCGTTGGCAACAGCTTGTCGTGCTCCCCCATTCCGCGCCGCAACATTGTTTTCAGCAATGAGCACGCTTGCGCACCAGTTCTCCGCTGTCAATGAGATGCCTGCAAACTGCGATGTCAACTGCCGCTGACTCACCTCCGTGTACATcggctcggctgctgcgagagAGGCACCGTAAGCAGTGCTCTGCTGTTTCTTTGGGTTGTCGAGCCTTCCCAGACCCGCCGATTTCCCCCAGTAGCTCCTTTGCTTGTCCGTGAAGGCCGCAGTGCACGCGAAAGGGTTGAGGGAGGTGCTGGACTGGTGATTGCTGAGAAGGCCACTGTCCTCCTCTGTTTTGTCCTCGGCCGGCCGGCCACGCGCTGGCGAGAGGGGGTTAGCGGGTCGGGgggtcgccgccgacgcatcCAGAAAGGAGACGTACTCCATCCCGCAACGCGTCAATGTCTTTGGGCGATGAGGAGAGTGCCCGTAGACAGACGCGGTGATGTCCGGGGAAAGACAccaacaaagaaaaaagagccgtgaaaaaaaaaaacagggAAAAAACATAAACGGCCATCAAGAGAACTGAGGAGAACGCCAAGACAagcagaaagaggggggagacgACGAGATAGCCGGAGAACAGCAGAAGCGAAGAGCGGCACCTCTGTGCTGCGTGCGTCGACGGCCACGCGTGACTCACTTTCGAAAAGGGAGGTGAGTAACGGGGAGGTCCGCACGGCAGCCGGCCGAccacagagaaagagatatAGAGAGTGAGAGAATGAGGAGAGTGCACGCAGAAGCAGAAAAGATGAAAGGCCCACACGCAGCAACGATcaagcaagcacacacaaacaaaaaaaaacgaaaatcAAGAAATGAAAGAGCCGCACGGGAGTGAGAGCCAGCGACAGGAGAGCATAGAAAACAGAAAGTCGGAGCGCTCACACTGCTGGAGCGAGTCGGGGGGCGCCTCGGAGTGACGattgagagagagggactTAGTTACGGGGtaaggagaagagggagtgggggtAGGGTGTGTGGGCGGATGGGCGGACGCAAGGAGACGCCAAGCGATGTCGGGATGATGGAGAGACACGTGGAAGCACAAGAAAGGAAAACTCGAAACCCAAGAAGAAAAACCCTGCACAGAAATGTGAAGAAACAAAAGGATATTTGGAAAAGCGAAGAAGTGCGGGCAGAATAAACGGGAGAGGGCAGAGTAAGAAGAGTCCCACAGACGCCTTGCTGCAGCGATGGCTCcacgttctctctcttccgcgGAAGCGGTGAACGGCGACAgacgcacagacagagagagatggagggagCGAGGGATGTGGGCCGTtaaggaagaagagaagagaatACCAAGAACACGCAAGAAGAAGCAGATGGGAAGGATAAAAGGTGGCGCACGACAAGCGGATTGAAAACctgttgtgctgctgcggaggggggagggagagagagagtgggggagACCGGAATacagaagaagaggaggacgggCAACCTACaagacgcacacaaagaaaggGGGGACAACAGTCACAGACGACCtcaaagaaaaacaaaaataaaaacaacaacaggtGTGCAGTGCCTCACCTCTTGCTTCGATTTCCAAGCTGCTCAGTTTGCCTGCTCGTTATGTGTTGATAATagtcttttgtttttcgttaGTGTGATGCTACTCTCCCGGTGGTGGACCCTCATCagtccccaccaccaccaccataGATATATATCTGGCGTTTTCGCCGCGCCCAGAGTCGGTGGATAGAACCGCGCGCCCGAACACGCCCGGCGGTACGAAGAAAGCCGTGGAAGAGGTGTGAAGGAGAGATGAAACGGCAAACGGATGCTTAGGGTGTATATAGGCCcatatacacatatatacgtATGGATGTATCGGTCTATGGACTGCTCGTGCCGCTGACTGCTTATCTGCACTTGGAGGGGTGATGAAATGCAGAAAGCAAAAACGTTTCcaaggcagaggagacggCCTCTACACAAGCACCGTCGCGGCACACAGAGTTTCAGTGGCCCCAAATCGAAGATGACACAAGAGAGAGCAGCCTCAAGCGCGGACTTACAGGAGAGGGATGTTGCAGCCGTGTGAGGAGCGCCGCAGGTCTCCGACGTGCATgcaaaagagaaagaaaaaacgaaCAGCACCACACGAAAATAGGCGGAAGGAAAGGGCGTTTACCAGTCTGCGTGCAACGTGTTTTCCACGTTGGCGTGCACCCTAGCCCACCTTCTCTCCTGCTGGAGCGACGAGAGGCAGCGGGAGACAGGGTGGGTGAAGCGCAGAGATCGTTAT
This window of the Leishmania donovani BPK282A1 complete genome, chromosome 31 genome carries:
- a CDS encoding biotin/lipoate protein ligase-like protein, producing the protein MPAHFPPNIHFLEEVTSTMDVARTMRATAGGKAFAVVAAEQTAGRGTGGRTWTSPKGNLYMTFGVPQLGQPPCLKEELVPVLPLICGLACRRAVLEVLHLDRVSAKASVAADAAKAVSTKWPNDIIYNHKKIGGTLIENDGDYFIIGIGMNIAVAPQMTDAGREATMINAIAEDFGVKSCTPRDLANAIWCHFFDICTSPEWTRESVIESFDKVMDKSLKLYKRLPDGRDPEELTAVSLNSWGHLKVRHTDGALEDLSAEYLF